The Pirellulales bacterium DNA window TCCAGGCCGCCGCCGTTATAGGGTGGCGGAAATTTCAAGACAGCGCGTTCTGGGGGATGCACGCCATGCGGATTGCCCTCGTTCTGATCTCCGCGGTTCTCATCGTCAGCCCGGCCTGGGCCAAGAAGCCGCTGCCCGAAAAAACGAAGCTCGACGCCGCCAAGATCGCCGCCCGCGATCGTTACTATAGCGAGCTGAAGGCGGCCCACGTTCCTGCGCTGAAAACCTTTCTCGACGCCGCCGACGCCATCCGCGACGACGACGTGCGACAGGCGGGTCTGCTGTTGGTGATCGCCGAGGCGGCGACGGAAGGCGGCCACGTCAAACTGGCTCTGGAAGCGCAGGACCGGCTTGGGCGGCATTTCGACTATGATGCGCTGGCCGGAAAAGTGAAAGTCATCGAGGCGGCCAGCAAGACGGCCAAGAACACCGATGCGCGAACGACGCTCGTCAACCGCGTGTTGGAATTGATCGACCAGGCGGTTGACGCCGAGCGGTTCGACATCGTCGAGCAGGCGGCCAAGGCGGGCGAAGCGATCGCCGTCAAACTGCGCGACGCGAAGCTGCGCAAAGAGCTGACGGCCAAGCGGACGAAGGCCGAGGCGCGGCGCCGCGAAAACAAAGCCCAAACCGCTGATTTGGCCAAAGCCGAAGCGATTCTCAAGAGCGACCCCGCCGACGGCGAGGCCCATCGCATCGTCGGCGTACAGCTTGCCTGCGGAGACAAGTGGAGCGAGGCGCTGGTTCACCTGGCCCAAGCCGACGATCCCGAGCTGCGCGCCGCGGCCGCCGCCGATGCCGAGCGTCCCGGCGGTCCCGAAAAGGAGGTCGCCATCGCCGACGCCTGGTGGCAACTGGCCGATAGCTTTGAGAACGAAAAGCACCGCGCGGCGTTTCGCGCACGCGCGATTTATTGGTATAGCCGGTCGGCCGCGGGTCTGAGCGGTCTGCGGCGGACGCGGGCCGCACGACGCCCGAAGCTTTCCGGCGAAGAACCGGCCGTCGCCGCCGCCGCTCGCGGCGCCGGCGACGACAATCTGGCCGAGCTGCTGTTGGCGCCAGGCGTGACGTTGCGGCTGGCAAAGATACCCGGCACGAGCGACGAGACGATCAAGCCGTTTTGGTTGGCCCAGACCGAGCTGACCGAACCTCAATGGGCGGTGACGATGGGCGACAAGGCCGAATCGCGCGATTTGCCGAAAGTGCGGATCTCGTTCACCGGCTGCCGGACGCTGTGCCAGCGGCTGAACGGGTCGCCGGCCGGCCGTCGCTATCAGTTCCGGCTGCCGACGCGGGAAGAATTCGTGCATGCCTGCGGAAAGCCCAACACCTACGCGGGCGATTTGGAGGATTATTGCTGGTGTCTCGAGAACTCGCCGGAGAAGCTTCAGCCGGTGGGCATCAAAAAGCCGAACCTGTTCGGATTGTTTGATTCCCTGGGCAACGTTTGGGAATGGTGTGACGACGGCAAGTTTTACGGCTTATCGGCATGGGACACGATCAAGAATCCGCAGCCGGCCTATACTTCGGTGGAATTGCCGAACGACTATCAGGGTCCGCGTGCCGACTACCTCGGCGGGAACGTGGGCGTGCGGTTGGCGGCGGATCTGCGGTAGAAAATGGCCAGCAGACCGGCGACAGGGAGGCCGTGGCTTGCTATACTGCGAGAGTGGTCCAAGTCTGCGCGAGCCTGCTTGAACCGATCGTAAAATCCAGTAGGCTAAAGTCCTTACGGCATTTCAGCCCACCTCGCCCTGTGCGGAGCCAGTGGTCATGGCAACCGATTCGTCGCCTGGCAGCAAGATCGATCTTCCATCGGCCGAGCCGGCCCCCAAGGCCAGGCCCGCCGCCGGCGTGCCGCCGAAAAAGCCGGCGACCAACGGCAAGGGTCTCAATACCGACACGGGCGACAAACCCGCCGCAAAAACGAGCACTACCGCCGGGGCAAACAAGGCCGCCGCAAAACCGGCCGCCAAATCGCCTGCTGCCGACACGAAATCGCCGGGCTTGAAGAAGGCAGCCGCGCCAAGCAAGCCCGCGGGCAAGGTGCCCGCGGCAGGCGACAAGGTGCCCGCGGCAGGCGACAAGGTGCCCGCGGCAAAACAAGCCGCCGGCAAGGCCAAAGTGGCCGGCAAGGCGCCGCGTGACGCGAAAACCGCCAGTTCGACCCGCGAGGAGCTGGAAGAACTCGAAAGAGTCGGCACGCTGAAAATGATCACGCTCGTGCCGGCCTGGATGATCAGCGCCATCGTACACATGGTCATCCTGTTGATTTTCGGGCTGATGCTGATGCCCGAAAAAAAGAAAGAGACCCTGCAAGCGCTGGTCGCCAAGGTCTCGGAATCGAGCGACTCCGTGGAGGAGGTCGCCGACATCAGCCAGCCGGAGTCGCTCGACACCGACGTCAACGACCTGGCGACGACCGTCGACGTGGTGACCACCTCGGAGATTGTGCCCACCGAAGTGGCCGACACTCCGGCGCCGACCGAGGTGGCGATCTCGCCGGTGGGCATTCCCACCGCGCCGGCGGGCGACCTGCTGAAAGACCTTTCGGTGGGTTCCGGCGGCACGGGCAAAGGCGCCTTGGCCGGCCGTGGCGGCACGGCGGACTCGAAGCGGGCCAGCGGTGCCACCGACGCCAGCGAGGCCGCCGTGGCCCGCGCGCTCAAGTGGCTGGCAGAGCATCAACTGCCCGACGGAAGCTGGAGTTTCGACCATACCGTCGGCAAGTGCCAGGGGCAGTGTACGCATCCGGGCACCAAGGCCGACGCCCGATTCGCGGCCACCGGGCTGGCGCTGTTGCCGTTTCTGGGCGCGGGACACACGCACAAACAGGGCAAGTTCAAGGACAACGTCCGCCTTGGCCTTTATTGGTTGGCCAGCAACATGAAGGTCACGGCCAACGGCGGCGCCATGGTCGACTCGGGAGCGATGTATGGTCATGGCATCGCCAGCATCGCGCTGTGCGAAGCCTACGCCATGACGCAAGACAAGCAGCTTGCCCCCCCGGCGCAGGCCTCGTTGAACTTCATCATGTATGCCCAGGATCCGGTCGGGGGCGGCTGGCGCTATCAGCCGCGCGAGGCGGGCGACACGTCGGTCGCGGGCTGGCAAATCATGGCCCTGAAGAGCGGCTATCTCGGCTTCCTGGAAGTCGATAAACGCAAGTGTATCCCGGGCGCCATGAAGTTTCTCGATTCGGTGCAGGCCGACGGGGGCACGTTTTATGGCTACAACAAGCCCGGCAACGGGCCGGCGACCACGGCCATCGGCTTGCTCTGCCGGATGTACATGGGCTGGCCGCACGAAAAGCCGGAGCTGGAAAAGGGCGTGAAATACCTCGCCGGTATCGGTCCCCAAACCGGCAACATGTACTTCAGCTATTACGCCACGCAGGTGCTCCATCAGTACGATGGCCCCGACGGCGATATCTGGACCGGCTGGAACACCAAGATGCGCGATTCTTTGGTGGCTTCGCAGGCGATGGCGAAGCACGAGACCGGAAGTTGGATGTTCACCGGCGCCGATCACGGCTTCGAGCAGGGCGGGCGGCTTTATTGCACCGCCCTGGCCACCATGACGCTGGAAATCTACTATCGTTACATGCCGATCTATACGCAGAAGAGCTCGGAAGACGACTTCGAATAAGATTTGAGGCGTCAGGTTTCAGGCGTCAGGCGTCAGGACAAACAACCTGACGCCTGACGCCTGATGCCTGACGCCTACCGATGGTGGGCCGGCGCTCGCAAGCTCGCTGGTCCCACCCTACAGGACCAAACCTCATGCCGCCCCCATCCACCTTTGCGGCCGGACAGTCGGTCGTGGCGAACAGCCTGAGCAAAATCGGGGGCCAGCCTACAGCCACATCTCCACCACCCTTGTCCGTTCAGCCGCAGCCGCTGCCCGGCATGTCGTCGCCCGATGGTCCGGAAACGGTCGTCCCCCTGTGGGCCACCGAGCAGGTCCATCGCTTCTGGCGGCAGGCATCGAGTAGCCTGATCAGCCTGGTGTTGCACGCGCTGCTGGTCATCCTGCTCGGACTCTGGTTCATTCCACGAAACGCCGGAACGTCGATGGCGCTCACCGCCTCGCTCGCCGACCTGGCCTCCAACGAGGAGGCGTTGAGCGCCAACGAGTTTGTGGCTGAAACCGGCCAGGACGAACCGGTGAGCGAGGCCGCGGCGAGCACGCTGGAGCAAACGGCCGGCGATCTGGATCGAAGCATCGCGGCCGACGCCCAAACCACCGACGTGACGCCGCTGGAAACCTCGACCGAGCGCCGCGCGGTGCGGGTCGATGCCACTCAGGCCCTGGTGCCTTATTCGGCCGGCGTGCTCGGCAGCGGCGAAGACTATGGAGGCGACGCCGACGTCAGCGGCGCGTTGGCCGGCCGGGGCAAAGCCGCCCGTGCTCGTCTGACCCGCGAGGGTGGCGGCAGCCCGGAGAGCGAAGACGCCGTCTCGCGCGGCCTGCGGTGGTTGCAGGCCCATCAGCTTCCCAGCGGCGGTTGGTGTTTCGACCTCAAACAAGGTCCGTGCCAGGGCCACTGCCGCGATCCGGGCAGCGAAGTCTCGACCACCGGCGCCACGGGGCTGGCCCTGTTGGCCTTTTTGGGCCGGGGCGAAACGCACTTCGAAGGCGAATATCAGGAGACCGTCAAGCGGGGCATCTACTATCTGACCGGCCAAATGCGCATCGGCGAGCTGGGCGGCGACCTGCGGGGCGAAAGCGGCGGCACGATGTACTCGCACGGCATCGCCGCGATCGCCCTGTGCGAAGCCTACGCCATGACGCGCGACCCGACGCTGCAGCCGTTCGCCCAAAAGGCGATCGACTTCATCGTCGGCGCGCAAGACCCACGCACCGGCGGTTGGCGCTACGAGCCGCGCATGCCCGGCGACACCACGGTGAGCGGCTGGCAGATCATGGCGCTGAAGAGCGGGCAGATGGCCTATCTGCGGGTGCCCTATGAAACGATCGAGCGGGCCAGCCATTTTCTCGACACGGTGCAGGTGGAGAACGGCGCCCGTTACAGCTATCTGCCGCGGTTGAAGGAAGGCAAAGAGTTGACCATCAGCGCGGTGGGCCTGCTCTGCCGGATGTACACCGGTTGGCCGGTGGAGCGCCCGGCCTTGCAAAAGGGGACCGGCTATCTGGCGCAAGAAGGTCCGTCGCTGCTGGGTGAGCACGCCAACATTTATTACAACTATTACGCCACGCAGGTCATGCACCACAACGGCGGCGAGCGGTGGCACGTCTGGAACGAGCGGATGCGCGACTTTCTGGTGGCCACGCAGGCCACCGAGGGGCACGAGTCGGGAAGCTGGTACTTCGACGGCGGGCAGGCCCGAAAGGGCGGCCGGCTGTACGTCACGGCCATGGCCATCATGACGCTGGAAGTTTACTATCGGCACCTGCCGTTGTACCGATAGCCGGTGGCAAACACGCTCTCCAATTCGGAACAAAACTCGCATAACTTAACCGCCTCCGAGCCGTCGATTTTACGCAGGCCGATGGTGGGCCGGCGCTCGCAAGCTCGCTGGCCCCACCTTACGACTTGGATGAATCGGAAATCTAAAATCGATGCGCGTCATTCCAGTCATTGACCTGATGCGGGGAGAGGTGGTGCGCGGGGTCGGCGGGAAGCGCGATCAGTACCGGCCGATTCAGAGCCGGCTGTGCGAGGGTTCGTCGCCGAAGGCCGTCGGCGATGCTTTTCGGCGGTTGGGGTTCTGCGAAGTTTATGTCGCCGATTTAGACGCGATCGGCGGCGCGGAACCCGACTGGACCTCGTACGGAGCGCTAATCGGCTGCGGCATGAAGCTTTGGGGTGACGCCGGTGCTGCCGGACCGCCCGCACTAACAAAAATGATGGGCTATCGGCATGGTGGTCGGTGTCTCGATACATTGATCGTAGGTTTGGAGTCGCTCGTCGATTCCGGGCTTCTCGCGGAGAGTGTCGCCTTGGTGGGGGCGACCCGGCTCGTGTTCAGCCTCGACCTTCGCCGCGGTCGGCCGATTGTCGGCTGTCGGCAGTGGCGCAAGCTGCCTGCCGAGAAGATCGCCGAGGAAGCAGTCGGCATGGGCATTCAGCGTATGATCGTGCTCGATCTGGCCCGCGTCGGCGTCGATGGCGGCGTTGGCACGCTCGATCTCTGCCGCCGATTGCGCAGGGAGTTTCCCGCGCTGGAGATCACGTCCGGCGGCGGCGTCCGTTCTCTCGACGATCTTCGCCTGCTGGCCGATGCCGGCTGCGACGCCGCCCTGGTCGCCTCCGCGCTGCACGACGGCCGGATCGCGGCAGAGGACGCGATCAAAGCAACTACGGATGGGCACGGACGGGGAAGACAGAAGCGATGACGGTTTGGGCTTCAATCGCTCTCACATCACTGGCACGGATACTTCGGATAAGGCCATTCACGGTAGTAGCTCGCGCACCGCGAACTCGGCGCCTGCGAAGCGTGGGCTGGTGAAACGATCGCGCACACCGTGGACACGCATGACGCTGTAGCGCCCAGAGCGCGGTCTGGTATATACGACAACGCGTTTGGCCTTGAGGTCGACGATCCACAGCTCGCGAATGCCCGCCTTGGCATACAGCGGCGCCTTGACCTGAGTATCGTAAGCCAGCGAGCTGTCGGCCACCTCGATCAGCACCTGCACTTGCCGCGGCAACGGATGGGCGTCGACGTAGTCATCGTCGCGCGGAACGAGCAGGGCCACGTCCGGGTTGGGCTCCGACCAGTCGGGAATGACGACGGGGCATTGGACGCTCAACTGGGTGCGATCGCCAAGCAGTCTGGGCAGCACGCGGGTGAGCCGGCGCACGCAGGCCGCGTGAGGACTGCCGATTGGGCTCATGGCGACGATTTCTCCTTCGATCAATTCAAGGCGATCGTCCTCGCGCAGAATGCCGGTCTCGACCATCTGGTCGTATTCGGCGACGCTGAAAAGACGGCGTGAAGGTTGGATCGACATGGCTCTTTTGACTCCGCAAGGATTGTAACACGCAAGGGAGCCGCTCCACCAGTCGGGTTCGCCTGGGGCCGACACGTCACTTGCCCGCAGGCATTCGGCGCGATAGCCTGATGACCGTCATCACTCGCCCTTGCGTTAGACCATCGAGGTACGCCATGTTTATCCAGAGCCGATCCGCCACAGCCGCCTTCGCTTGCTTGATTCTCGCTCTGACCGCCGCGGCGTCGCCTGTTTTGGCGCAGACATGGTATTGTGTGCCGATGGAAGCGTGCGTGTGATCCAGAACACGATCGACCTCAAGACGCTTGCGAACCTGTTTAACCGGCACGACGGGCAAGCCGTCAACGTGCCTTGAACGCATGGGTGTCGGTGCAGTTGGCGGTCAAACAGGTTCACAGGCGAGCGCCCATCACAAAAACGTCGCCGCCCCTGGAAAAGCGGGCCGGCTGCCGCCATGCTATTCCTCACGCGGTCGCACGTTCGCGGCCGCGGCGAGCGTTTTTGACGGCGAGCGGTCCTGATGGCAATTGAATTTCGTTGTTCCCAGTGCGGCAAGCTGTTGCGGGTGGCCGACGACGCGGCGGGCAAGCACGCTCGCTGCCCGAATTGCGGGGCCGTGCAACCGGTGCCGGCCGACGGTCCTCAGCCCGAAAGCCCTTTCGGCCCAGGCCCTGCGTCGCCCTCTCAACCTGCGCCGGCGGATGCCGAAGACCCTTACCACTCGCCTCCGTCGACAGCCTGGCATTCGCATCCGTCCAGCGCGAACGTCTTTCAGCCGACTCGCATCGATGCCGGCGATGTTTTCGCTCGGACGTGGGGGATTTTCAAGTCCCAGTTCGGCATGATTCTGGGCGCGTCAGCGATTTTCTATGCATGCTTTTTGCCCCTGGCCGGCGTAGGGTTTCCCATGGTCATGCTGGTGATGGGACAAAGAGGCCAACAGCCACCGCCATTATTGCTGTTTGGCGCTCTTTTCCTGCTCCAGGTGTTGCTCTTCTTGTTTGACACTTGGCTGCAAACCGGCCTCGCTATTTTCATGCTCAAG harbors:
- a CDS encoding SUMF1/EgtB/PvdO family nonheme iron enzyme — protein: MRIALVLISAVLIVSPAWAKKPLPEKTKLDAAKIAARDRYYSELKAAHVPALKTFLDAADAIRDDDVRQAGLLLVIAEAATEGGHVKLALEAQDRLGRHFDYDALAGKVKVIEAASKTAKNTDARTTLVNRVLELIDQAVDAERFDIVEQAAKAGEAIAVKLRDAKLRKELTAKRTKAEARRRENKAQTADLAKAEAILKSDPADGEAHRIVGVQLACGDKWSEALVHLAQADDPELRAAAAADAERPGGPEKEVAIADAWWQLADSFENEKHRAAFRARAIYWYSRSAAGLSGLRRTRAARRPKLSGEEPAVAAAARGAGDDNLAELLLAPGVTLRLAKIPGTSDETIKPFWLAQTELTEPQWAVTMGDKAESRDLPKVRISFTGCRTLCQRLNGSPAGRRYQFRLPTREEFVHACGKPNTYAGDLEDYCWCLENSPEKLQPVGIKKPNLFGLFDSLGNVWEWCDDGKFYGLSAWDTIKNPQPAYTSVELPNDYQGPRADYLGGNVGVRLAADLR
- a CDS encoding prenyltransferase/squalene oxidase repeat-containing protein; amino-acid sequence: MATDSSPGSKIDLPSAEPAPKARPAAGVPPKKPATNGKGLNTDTGDKPAAKTSTTAGANKAAAKPAAKSPAADTKSPGLKKAAAPSKPAGKVPAAGDKVPAAGDKVPAAKQAAGKAKVAGKAPRDAKTASSTREELEELERVGTLKMITLVPAWMISAIVHMVILLIFGLMLMPEKKKETLQALVAKVSESSDSVEEVADISQPESLDTDVNDLATTVDVVTTSEIVPTEVADTPAPTEVAISPVGIPTAPAGDLLKDLSVGSGGTGKGALAGRGGTADSKRASGATDASEAAVARALKWLAEHQLPDGSWSFDHTVGKCQGQCTHPGTKADARFAATGLALLPFLGAGHTHKQGKFKDNVRLGLYWLASNMKVTANGGAMVDSGAMYGHGIASIALCEAYAMTQDKQLAPPAQASLNFIMYAQDPVGGGWRYQPREAGDTSVAGWQIMALKSGYLGFLEVDKRKCIPGAMKFLDSVQADGGTFYGYNKPGNGPATTAIGLLCRMYMGWPHEKPELEKGVKYLAGIGPQTGNMYFSYYATQVLHQYDGPDGDIWTGWNTKMRDSLVASQAMAKHETGSWMFTGADHGFEQGGRLYCTALATMTLEIYYRYMPIYTQKSSEDDFE
- a CDS encoding prenyltransferase/squalene oxidase repeat-containing protein, whose translation is MPPPSTFAAGQSVVANSLSKIGGQPTATSPPPLSVQPQPLPGMSSPDGPETVVPLWATEQVHRFWRQASSSLISLVLHALLVILLGLWFIPRNAGTSMALTASLADLASNEEALSANEFVAETGQDEPVSEAAASTLEQTAGDLDRSIAADAQTTDVTPLETSTERRAVRVDATQALVPYSAGVLGSGEDYGGDADVSGALAGRGKAARARLTREGGGSPESEDAVSRGLRWLQAHQLPSGGWCFDLKQGPCQGHCRDPGSEVSTTGATGLALLAFLGRGETHFEGEYQETVKRGIYYLTGQMRIGELGGDLRGESGGTMYSHGIAAIALCEAYAMTRDPTLQPFAQKAIDFIVGAQDPRTGGWRYEPRMPGDTTVSGWQIMALKSGQMAYLRVPYETIERASHFLDTVQVENGARYSYLPRLKEGKELTISAVGLLCRMYTGWPVERPALQKGTGYLAQEGPSLLGEHANIYYNYYATQVMHHNGGERWHVWNERMRDFLVATQATEGHESGSWYFDGGQARKGGRLYVTAMAIMTLEVYYRHLPLYR
- a CDS encoding HisA/HisF-related TIM barrel protein, with the translated sequence MRVIPVIDLMRGEVVRGVGGKRDQYRPIQSRLCEGSSPKAVGDAFRRLGFCEVYVADLDAIGGAEPDWTSYGALIGCGMKLWGDAGAAGPPALTKMMGYRHGGRCLDTLIVGLESLVDSGLLAESVALVGATRLVFSLDLRRGRPIVGCRQWRKLPAEKIAEEAVGMGIQRMIVLDLARVGVDGGVGTLDLCRRLRREFPALEITSGGGVRSLDDLRLLADAGCDAALVASALHDGRIAAEDAIKATTDGHGRGRQKR
- a CDS encoding Uma2 family endonuclease yields the protein MSIQPSRRLFSVAEYDQMVETGILREDDRLELIEGEIVAMSPIGSPHAACVRRLTRVLPRLLGDRTQLSVQCPVVIPDWSEPNPDVALLVPRDDDYVDAHPLPRQVQVLIEVADSSLAYDTQVKAPLYAKAGIRELWIVDLKAKRVVVYTRPRSGRYSVMRVHGVRDRFTSPRFAGAEFAVRELLP